From the genome of Lotus japonicus ecotype B-129 chromosome 6, LjGifu_v1.2, one region includes:
- the LOC130723943 gene encoding probable N-acetyltransferase HLS1-like translates to MEFNKFRIRSYEAQSDRAQVENLEKRCEVGPSESVFLFTDTMGDPICRIRNSPMYMMLVAEFDNELVGVIQGSIKVVTVHGHDPPNGLAKVGYVLGLRVAPHHRRKGIGSNLVRKLEEWFTCNDVDYSYMATDKNNHASVSLFMNKFSYTKFMTPAILVNPVNHYSLEIPSNIEITRLKVEKAEPLYRKFMGSTEFFPNDIGNILRNKLSLGTWVAYFKGDDFGSDGQVPHCWAMLSVWNSGEVFKLRLGKAPLCCFLYTKSWCLIDKIFPCLKLPTLPDFFNPFGFYFMYGVYHEGPFSGKLVRALCQFVHNMAAESKDENCKIIVTEVGGRDELNHHIPHWKLLSCPDDLWCIKALKSEGTNTFHELTETPPTRALFVDPREV, encoded by the exons ATGGAATTCAACAAGTTCAGAATCCGAAGCTATGAAGCACAATCTGATAGAGCTCAAGTGGAAAATCTCGAGAAAAGATGTGAGGTAGGGCCATCAGAAAGCGTGTTTCTCTTCACAGACACTATGGGTGACCCCATTTGTAGGATTCGAAACAGTCCCATGTACATGATGCTG gTAGCAGAGTTTGATAATGAGTTGGTTGGTGTCATTCAAGGCTCTATAAAAGTGGTCACAGTTCATGGTCATGATCCTCCAAATGGTTTGGCAAAGGTGGGGTATGTCCTTGGCCTAAGGGTAGCACCCCATCATAGGAGAAAAGGGATTGGCTCCAACCTAGTGAGAAAGCTAGAAGAATGGTTCACTTGCAATGATGTGGACTATTCATACATGGCCACAGACAAAAACAACCATGCCTCTGTTAGTctcttcatgaacaagtttAGCTACACCAAGTTCATGACACCAGCTATTCTTGTGAACCCAGTGAACCACTATTCACTTGAAATCCCATCCAACATTGAGATAACAAGGCTCAAGGTTGAAAAAGCTGAACCCCTCTATAGAAAGTTCATGGGCTCCACTGAGTTTTTCCCAAATGACATAGGTAACATACTTAGGAACAAGCTAAGCTTGGGGACATGGGTGGCTTATTTCAAAGGAGATGATTTTGGGTCAGATGgacaagtcccacattgctggGCTATGCTTAGTGTATGGAACAGTGGGGAAGTATTTAAGCTGAGGCTTGGGAAAGCACCTTTATGTTGCTTTCTATACACCAAGAGTTGGTGCTTGATTGATAAAATTTTCCCATGCTTGAAACTTCCTACCCTGCCTGATTTCTTCAACCCATTTGGGTTTTACTTCATGTATGGGGTGTATCATGAAGGGCCATTCTCAGGGAAGCTTGTGAGGGCTTTGTGTCAGTTTGTGCACAACATGGCTGCAGAGTCCAAGGATGAGAACTGCAAGATCATTGTGACTGAAGTTGGAGGAAGAGATGAGCTCAATCATCATATCCCACATTGGAAATTGCTCTCCTGCCCAGATGATTTGTGGTGCATAAAGGCCTTGAAAAGTGAAGGGACAAATACTTTCCATGAATTAACCGAAACCCCACCCACAAGAGCTCTTTTTGTAGACCCTAGAGAGGTTTAA